TCCCCACGACAAGGCATAGTTAAGAATTTGAAAATGGCGGGATGCCACTACATCCCGCTCGAACAAAAACAATGCAGTCCAAGGAGGACTCAATGAATAAAAGCAAGCATGTTGTTCCAAGCAAAAATGGTGGTTGGTCTGTAAAATCTGGTGGGAACGAAGTTGCTCACCAGCGCACACAAAAGGATGCAATTCAGACCGCGAATACGCTCGCAAAAATGGATCGCACCGAGGTTGTAATTCACGGACGAGATGGAAAAATCCGTGACAAGAACTCTTTCGGCAACGATCCGTTTCCACCTAAAGGGTAACTGCCTTACGCCCCTGTCATCTTCGGATGGCGGGGGCTTTTTCGAGAATCGGTTTTTCTTTCCGATAGCAAGTCATCTGGCAAAATAATCTCAATACAATTTTTATCGGCTTTCCGAAAAGTCATTTCGGCTTTCGGAATTTCGATTGAGGGC
This window of the Bdellovibrionales bacterium genome carries:
- a CDS encoding DUF2188 domain-containing protein translates to MNKSKHVVPSKNGGWSVKSGGNEVAHQRTQKDAIQTANTLAKMDRTEVVIHGRDGKIRDKNSFGNDPFPPKG